One window of the Sphaerochaeta associata genome contains the following:
- a CDS encoding Gfo/Idh/MocA family protein yields the protein MEPIRVALLGAGSRGRHVYADYAQAHPQEMKIVAVAEPNDVKRQCIVDEHGIEKSYAVKDWRDLFISKQNFDAVVIATQDSMHRDAILAAIGKQYHILCEKPIVTTLEDSRTIAEAAKDFSKVFVISHVLRYSPFFTRVKKLIRDGELGRLIGIELDECVGHIHMSHSFVRGHWNNSNTSAPMILAKSCHDMDILLYLAGADCTSLSSYGDLYHFKEENAPVGAPLRCTDNCSHYEACPYAAQKIYLGKNTAWPVNVITTDLSVEGRLKALQQGPWGRCVYHCDNNVVDHQTVNAQFANGVIATFTMSGFTMTTHRGLRLMGTQAELIGDMEKGIITINYFSSRDKKTIEIETTREGHSGSDELFVADFVRLVRSNNTSGETRVGSSLQSHYMAFAAEASRLADGKRMQVADFGKLQ from the coding sequence ATGGAGCCTATTCGTGTAGCACTGCTTGGGGCAGGAAGTAGGGGAAGGCATGTGTATGCGGACTATGCACAAGCACATCCCCAGGAAATGAAGATTGTTGCGGTTGCAGAACCCAACGATGTCAAACGACAGTGCATCGTTGATGAGCATGGCATAGAAAAATCCTATGCAGTCAAGGATTGGCGTGACTTGTTTATCTCCAAGCAGAACTTCGATGCAGTGGTCATCGCCACCCAGGATTCGATGCATCGGGATGCAATTCTTGCAGCCATCGGCAAGCAGTACCACATTCTTTGCGAGAAGCCCATCGTCACCACCTTGGAGGACAGCAGGACGATAGCAGAGGCCGCCAAGGATTTCTCAAAGGTATTCGTCATCTCCCATGTACTTCGCTACTCCCCCTTCTTCACCCGCGTCAAGAAGTTGATCAGGGATGGGGAACTGGGAAGACTCATCGGCATCGAGCTGGATGAGTGCGTCGGACACATTCACATGTCCCACAGCTTTGTCAGAGGCCACTGGAACAACAGCAACACCTCGGCTCCCATGATTCTTGCCAAGAGCTGCCATGACATGGATATCCTGCTCTACCTGGCCGGCGCCGACTGCACGTCGCTCAGCTCCTACGGCGATCTCTACCATTTCAAGGAAGAGAATGCTCCGGTCGGCGCTCCGCTTCGGTGCACCGACAACTGCTCTCACTACGAGGCATGCCCGTATGCGGCACAAAAAATTTACCTTGGAAAAAATACCGCATGGCCGGTGAATGTCATAACCACCGATTTGTCCGTTGAAGGCAGGCTGAAAGCCTTGCAACAAGGCCCGTGGGGTCGCTGTGTCTACCACTGCGACAACAATGTGGTGGACCATCAGACGGTGAACGCACAGTTTGCAAACGGCGTTATCGCCACCTTCACCATGAGCGGGTTTACCATGACAACCCATCGTGGCCTCAGGCTGATGGGTACCCAGGCCGAGTTGATCGGAGATATGGAGAAGGGAATCATTACGATCAACTACTTCTCTTCACGGGATAAGAAAACCATTGAGATAGAAACCACCCGCGAGGGGCACAGCGGCAGTGACGAGCTGTTCGTCGCCGACTTTGTCCGCTTGGTACGCTCGAACAATACCAGCGGTGAAACACGTGTTGGATCGTCGCTTCAGAGTCACTACATGGCCTTCGCCGCCGAGGCATCCCGTCTCGCCGACGGAAAGCGCATGCAGGTCGCCGACTTTGGTAAACTGCAATAA
- a CDS encoding Gfo/Idh/MocA family protein: MLRIALLGCGTMGSTHAHAYTSLREAKVVAVCDIRLEKAEALASLLGCVAYTSYEAMKEKADYEVLDVCLPTYLHCRYATDAMQDGKHVFCEKPIALNLEDADLMVETAKEYGVTFSVGHVLRFFPQYQAAVAQIKAGRIGTPALLRTTRNQAFPGWSWENWYQDSTKSGGPEVDLAIHDYDWLLYNFGSVKRVYAKNLGTGHPKQMHTLAILRFASGAMAHVEASWALPKGIEFRTTFELVGTDGQLCYDSSRDCPLKTQLGSDEEASLFYDNPLSDEMNPYRAELKAFLHAVEHKTEPVVTAPEAIAALQVALAAKESAHSGKVVHL, translated from the coding sequence ATGTTGCGAATCGCATTACTAGGCTGCGGCACGATGGGAAGCACCCATGCCCACGCCTACACCTCCTTAAGGGAGGCAAAGGTGGTTGCCGTCTGTGACATCCGCCTTGAGAAGGCAGAGGCCCTTGCATCACTCTTGGGCTGTGTTGCCTATACCTCCTATGAAGCGATGAAAGAGAAGGCCGATTACGAAGTGCTGGATGTGTGTCTGCCCACCTATCTGCATTGCCGATATGCCACAGACGCCATGCAGGATGGAAAGCATGTGTTCTGCGAGAAACCCATCGCCCTCAATCTTGAGGATGCCGATCTCATGGTTGAGACGGCAAAAGAATACGGCGTCACGTTCTCTGTCGGCCATGTGTTGCGCTTCTTCCCCCAGTACCAGGCTGCAGTTGCTCAGATCAAGGCCGGGCGCATCGGAACGCCTGCACTTTTAAGGACTACACGAAACCAGGCCTTTCCCGGCTGGAGCTGGGAGAACTGGTATCAGGATAGTACAAAGAGTGGAGGGCCGGAAGTCGATTTGGCCATCCACGACTATGACTGGTTGCTGTACAACTTTGGTTCGGTGAAGCGTGTCTATGCAAAGAACCTTGGCACCGGTCATCCAAAGCAGATGCATACGCTGGCCATCCTGCGGTTTGCAAGCGGGGCGATGGCACATGTGGAAGCGAGCTGGGCGCTGCCCAAGGGAATCGAGTTCCGCACCACTTTTGAGTTGGTGGGAACCGACGGCCAGCTCTGCTATGACTCCAGCCGCGATTGTCCGCTCAAGACACAGTTGGGCAGTGACGAGGAGGCTTCGCTGTTCTATGACAACCCTCTCAGCGATGAGATGAATCCCTACCGTGCAGAGCTGAAGGCTTTCCTGCATGCCGTAGAACACAAGACGGAGCCGGTTGTTACTGCACCCGAAGCTATTGCCGCGCTTCAGGTTGCCTTGGCGGCCAAAGAATCGGCCCACAGTGGAAAGGTGGTGCATCTATGA
- a CDS encoding Gfo/Idh/MocA family protein, with translation MKELRIGVVSFEHMHAQSYTQELVKYAEVTLVGIADENEKRGREMAATFKTNYYQGYESLLEQQLDGVVICTNNRDHAKVSIAAAKKGIHILVEKPFATTIADAHAMLEAAREANVQIMNAFPMRFNPNVIAAKKKIDAGLIGQVLTITSINHGKIPGGWFIDPALSGGGAVMDHTVHLGDLIRWFTGSEIKSVFCESGELLHHKGIDDTGLVMIELDNGVSATIDCSWAHHTNYPIWAQVDMQIIGTKGVIELKAFAQVLHLDDQTNQRFEDIGWNETGDEGLIKEFVQVCATGRTPLVTGLDGLRALEIALASYESSRTNEVVSLA, from the coding sequence ATGAAAGAACTGCGAATTGGAGTTGTGAGCTTTGAGCACATGCATGCCCAAAGCTACACCCAGGAACTGGTGAAGTACGCCGAGGTAACCTTGGTAGGGATAGCTGATGAAAATGAGAAGCGCGGCAGGGAAATGGCTGCAACATTTAAAACCAACTATTACCAGGGGTATGAAAGCTTGTTGGAGCAACAGCTTGACGGGGTGGTCATCTGCACCAACAACCGCGACCATGCAAAGGTCAGCATAGCCGCTGCGAAGAAAGGCATCCATATCCTGGTTGAGAAGCCGTTTGCAACGACGATTGCCGATGCACATGCCATGCTTGAAGCGGCAAGGGAAGCGAATGTTCAAATAATGAACGCATTCCCGATGCGCTTCAATCCCAACGTGATAGCCGCCAAGAAGAAGATTGATGCCGGCTTGATCGGGCAGGTGCTTACCATCACCTCGATCAACCACGGCAAGATTCCCGGTGGTTGGTTCATCGACCCGGCTCTCTCCGGCGGTGGGGCTGTCATGGACCATACCGTGCACCTGGGGGACTTAATCCGCTGGTTCACCGGCTCTGAGATCAAGAGCGTGTTCTGCGAGAGCGGCGAGCTCTTGCACCATAAGGGCATTGATGACACCGGCTTGGTGATGATCGAGCTTGACAACGGGGTGTCCGCCACCATCGATTGTTCTTGGGCGCACCACACCAACTATCCCATCTGGGCCCAGGTCGATATGCAGATCATCGGCACGAAAGGTGTGATCGAGCTCAAAGCGTTCGCCCAGGTGCTGCACCTGGATGACCAGACCAACCAACGATTTGAGGATATCGGCTGGAATGAGACGGGGGATGAGGGCCTGATCAAGGAGTTTGTCCAGGTATGTGCAACAGGAAGGACTCCGTTGGTTACCGGCCTCGACGGGCTCAGGGCCCTTGAGATAGCCCTTGCCTCCTATGAGTCGAGCAGGACCAATGAGGTGGTCAGCCTAGCCTGA
- a CDS encoding ATP-binding protein: MELQLKKRDLYLHQLIAYRDTPLIKVITGIRRCGKSMLLELWKQELLSSGVSMKNIIHINFESMQFDNIRDYRALYFLVEKQLQTTRTYLMLDEIQQVVDWQKAVNALMVDKDIDIYITGSNDNLLSSELSTLITGRYVEIKMFPLSFKEFLDFQELEKGLSQQENFDSYIKYGSMPAVSSLPLDGQVIANFLQGIYNTVILKDVIQRNVVKDIMLLESVLHFLMQNIGTLFSSKKISEACSIGSRKTNLEAVEEYLYMFEQAFVIYKAAQFDIKKNQINPNLEKYYIVDTGIWHAILGYHTLTTSILIENIVYLELLRRNFEVFVGKLESKEITFIANRHDLQMYVQIIATCKDEPLLVEKLASLRDVNGTSKKLILTLDCEELPAIEGVEVKNVLDFILE, encoded by the coding sequence ATGGAACTACAACTCAAGAAACGCGATCTCTACTTGCACCAACTCATCGCCTATCGAGACACTCCGCTCATCAAGGTTATAACAGGCATTCGCAGGTGCGGAAAGTCCATGTTGCTGGAACTCTGGAAGCAGGAATTGCTGTCCAGCGGCGTCTCGATGAAAAACATCATTCATATCAATTTTGAATCCATGCAGTTTGACAACATCAGGGATTACCGTGCTTTGTACTTCTTGGTTGAGAAGCAGTTGCAAACAACGCGTACCTATCTCATGCTCGATGAGATACAGCAGGTGGTGGATTGGCAGAAAGCGGTCAACGCACTGATGGTCGACAAGGACATCGATATCTATATCACTGGTTCGAACGATAATTTGCTTTCCTCTGAGCTGTCCACGCTCATTACAGGCCGGTATGTGGAGATCAAGATGTTCCCGCTCTCCTTCAAGGAGTTTCTGGATTTCCAGGAGTTGGAAAAGGGCCTGTCCCAACAAGAGAATTTCGATTCCTACATCAAGTACGGCTCGATGCCGGCTGTTTCCTCGCTTCCCCTGGATGGCCAGGTGATCGCAAACTTTTTACAGGGAATCTACAATACGGTAATCCTGAAGGATGTCATCCAGCGCAATGTCGTGAAGGACATCATGCTGCTGGAATCGGTGTTGCACTTCCTCATGCAGAATATCGGAACGCTGTTCTCGTCAAAGAAAATCAGCGAAGCCTGCTCCATCGGAAGCCGGAAGACCAATCTTGAAGCAGTGGAAGAGTACTTGTATATGTTTGAACAGGCGTTCGTTATCTACAAGGCGGCGCAGTTTGACATTAAGAAGAACCAGATCAACCCCAATCTGGAAAAGTATTACATTGTTGATACAGGTATTTGGCATGCAATCCTCGGATACCATACCCTTACCACCAGTATCCTGATAGAGAATATTGTCTATCTGGAACTGTTGAGAAGAAACTTTGAGGTGTTTGTGGGAAAATTGGAATCAAAAGAGATTACGTTCATCGCCAATCGGCATGACCTTCAGATGTATGTACAGATTATTGCGACGTGCAAAGACGAACCTCTGCTTGTAGAAAAGCTTGCATCACTGAGGGATGTCAATGGCACCTCCAAAAAGTTGATACTCACCCTCGATTGCGAAGAGCTCCCTGCCATTGAGGGAGTAGAAGTGAAGAACGTTCTCGATTTTATCTTGGAGTAG
- a CDS encoding Crp/Fnr family transcriptional regulator: MNQLLSVLPQVDYNRISSHLELVTLTLGSALYESGGHLAYVYFPIDSIVSLLYVMENGASAEISVVGNEGIVGIALFMGGDSVPNRAVVQSEGTAYRLPSAILKQEFKRSGAFQLLLLRYTMALLTQMAQTAVCNRHHTVDQQLCRWLLLSLDRLPSNTLRMTQELIANMLGVRREGVTEAAGKLQSAGLIQYSRGCITVLDRPGLEARVCECYQVVKEEFDRLLPQKTAT, encoded by the coding sequence ATGAACCAGCTGCTTTCAGTCCTACCACAAGTGGATTACAACCGCATTTCCAGCCACTTGGAACTGGTAACGCTCACCCTTGGCTCTGCCCTCTATGAGTCCGGCGGCCATTTGGCATATGTATACTTCCCTATCGACTCCATCGTATCGCTTCTCTATGTAATGGAAAACGGTGCATCAGCAGAAATTTCGGTAGTTGGCAACGAAGGTATTGTCGGTATTGCCTTGTTCATGGGCGGGGATAGTGTTCCCAACCGTGCAGTAGTTCAGAGCGAGGGAACCGCCTATCGCCTTCCCTCAGCCATTTTAAAACAAGAGTTCAAACGTTCAGGTGCTTTTCAGCTTTTACTTTTACGCTACACCATGGCATTGCTTACGCAGATGGCGCAGACTGCTGTCTGTAATCGCCATCATACGGTCGATCAACAGCTGTGTCGGTGGCTGCTTCTCAGCCTTGACCGTTTACCCTCCAATACTCTGAGAATGACCCAGGAACTGATCGCCAATATGTTGGGAGTCAGGCGGGAAGGCGTGACAGAAGCGGCTGGAAAGCTGCAAAGTGCCGGGCTCATTCAGTATAGCAGGGGGTGTATTACTGTTTTGGATCGACCTGGGCTTGAAGCCCGTGTTTGCGAGTGCTACCAAGTGGTGAAAGAGGAATTCGACCGCCTTCTGCCACAAAAAACTGCAACATAG
- a CDS encoding ice-binding family protein has product MKKVKITQRLLIVLLAFFTIATAFVGCKTDILTLDAPVVSSTFPDHASTGSAINGTISASFNEPVDPTTINSETFLVHNGSLSVAGIVTYDAPNKKAIFAPSANLLNTTAYTATLTAGVKNIEGTGLSEPKVWTFTTAAAGSGPAPVNLGTAANYVMLAKSAISTVPDSVITGDVGLSPAAESYMTGFSQTDATGYATSFQVAGFLYAADMAPPTSSNLTTAVEDMMSAYTDAAGRSTPDFLNQGAGEIGSLSLAPGLYKWTSSVTIGSDVTINGGSNDVWIFQVSGDLTLSSDFDVILSGGAQAKNIFWQVSGEVIMGTGSHFEGIVLCETNITMNTGSSINGKLLAQTQIAIDQSTVTNPSL; this is encoded by the coding sequence ATGAAAAAAGTAAAAATCACGCAACGTCTTTTAATTGTGCTGCTGGCTTTCTTCACGATTGCAACAGCATTCGTCGGATGCAAGACTGATATTCTTACCCTCGATGCGCCGGTTGTAAGTTCGACCTTTCCAGATCATGCATCGACTGGTTCCGCCATCAACGGTACGATCAGTGCAAGCTTCAATGAACCAGTAGATCCCACCACCATCAACAGTGAGACCTTCCTGGTACACAATGGGTCGCTGAGCGTTGCAGGCATAGTGACCTACGATGCCCCCAACAAAAAAGCGATTTTCGCCCCCTCGGCAAACCTTCTCAATACCACGGCCTACACGGCAACGTTGACAGCCGGGGTAAAGAACATCGAGGGTACCGGCCTTTCAGAACCCAAAGTCTGGACGTTCACTACCGCAGCTGCCGGCAGCGGTCCTGCACCAGTGAATTTGGGAACCGCCGCAAACTATGTAATGCTTGCGAAATCAGCAATTTCAACCGTTCCCGACTCAGTCATCACCGGCGATGTGGGACTAAGCCCCGCAGCAGAATCCTATATGACTGGATTCTCACAAACAGATGCCACCGGATATGCCACTTCCTTCCAAGTAGCTGGCTTTCTCTACGCAGCCGACATGGCACCTCCCACGTCCTCAAATCTCACTACAGCGGTGGAAGACATGATGTCTGCGTATACCGATGCAGCGGGTCGGTCAACTCCCGATTTCCTTAACCAAGGGGCTGGAGAGATTGGTTCTCTCAGTCTCGCCCCAGGCCTTTACAAATGGACCAGTTCAGTCACCATTGGGTCGGATGTCACAATCAACGGCGGTTCAAACGATGTCTGGATTTTCCAGGTATCCGGAGACCTCACCTTGAGCAGTGATTTCGATGTAATTCTCAGTGGCGGAGCCCAAGCGAAAAACATCTTCTGGCAGGTTTCAGGAGAGGTGATCATGGGTACGGGTTCTCATTTCGAAGGCATTGTCCTGTGTGAGACCAATATCACCATGAACACCGGCTCGTCCATCAATGGCAAGTTGCTTGCACAAACCCAAATTGCAATTGACCAATCGACGGTGACCAATCCTTCCTTGTAA